The sequence below is a genomic window from Candidatus Dormiibacterota bacterium.
CGCCGCCCCGGTCGCGGCCGCCGCGCCGGTGACCGCGCCCGACACCGGGCCACCCGCCGCCCGTCCGCACCGCCGGGCCCTGCCCCGCACCGCCCTGCCGGCCCCCGCCGCCGCAGCGCCGGCGCCGCCGGTTCCGCGGCTGCTGCTGGCGATGACCCTGGCCGGCCTCGGCGCCGCCGCGCTGCTGCTCGGCCGTCCCGCCGCCACCGCCGGCAGCCGCGGCCTCCACCGCTTCGCCCGCCCCCGCACCGGGCCGGCGCCGCGGGTCTGACCCTCCCGCCGCCTACCCGCGGCGCTGCCGCCGCACCAGCCAGCGGAGCCGCCGCGCCGACTCGAACGCCGCCTCGGCGGCGAGCTGGCCGACGCCGAGCGAGAGGGTGGGATAGACGTGCACCGAGCTGGCCACCTGGCTCAACCTGAGCCTCCGGGTGATCGCCAGGCCGAGCTCCCCGATCATCTCCCCCGCGGCGGGGGCGAGGATGTGGCCGCCGACCACCCGCCCCCGGGCGGTGACGACGACGATCGCGCCCTCGGTGGCGCCGTCGGCACGGGCCCGGTCGGAGTGGGTGAGGTCCTGGCGGAAGACCTCGACGGCGTCGTCGCCGTGGGCGGCGCGCGCCTCGGCGACGGTCATCCCCGCGTGGGCCAGCTCCGGGTCGGTGAACGTGCACCAGGGGATGAGCGCCCGCGCCCTCCCCCTGCCCGGGAAGAACATGTCACGGACGGCACGCACCGCCTCGTAGCCGGCCGAGTGGGTGAAGAGGTGGCGGCCGGCGAGGTCGCCGGCGGCGTAGATCGACGGCACCGTGGTGCGCATCCGCTCGTCGACGGTGATGCCGTGGGGGCCCACGGCGACGCCCACCCCCTCGAGCCCCAGCCCCTCGACGTTGGGCCGGCGTCCCGTCCCCACCAGGATCTCCGCGGCCTCCCACCGTGACGGCGTCCCGGCGACGGTGCCGTGGACCACCCTGCGTCCGTTCTCGACGGTGACCCGCTGGACGTCGACGTCGAGCCGCAGCTCCACGCCCTCGTCGCGGAGCACCCGGGTGAGCACGCCGGCCAGGTCGGGCTCGTCGCGGGGCAGGATCGCCGGCCCGCGCTGGAGCACGGTGACGGGGATGCCGAGGCGCCGGAAGGCCTGGGCCATCTCGATCGAGATGGGGCCGCCACCGATCACCACCAGGCTCTCGGGGGCGCGATCCAGCTCGAAGACGCTCTCGCTGGTGAGGAACCCCGCCTCGGCCAGCCCCTCCACCGGCGGCGTCGCCGGCCGGCTGCCGGTGCAGAGCAGGATGAAGCGGGTGTCGAGCACCCGGCCGCCGGCCTCGACGGTGTGCGGACCGGTCACCCGCGCGTCGCCGGCGACGATCTCGACCCCGAGGCCGGTGAAGCGCGCCGGGCTGTCGTCGGTCGCCGCGATCTCGTCCTGGACGGCGTGGATCCGCCGCCAGACCGCGGCGGTGTCGACCTCGGGCTCGACCGCGGTGATCCCGTACCGATCCGCGGTGCGCATGTGGTGGGCCACCTTCGCCGAGGCGATCAGCGCCTTGCTGGGCACGCACCCGGTCCAGAGGCAGTCGCCGCCGAGGCGGCCGCGCTCCACCGCCACGAAGCGGAGGTCGAGGGTCGAGGTGAACTCGGCGGCGACCATCCCGCCCGATCCCATGCCGACGATGACGAGGTCGAGGGCGTTGGCCATCGACCCATCATCACCGCCGCCGGACGCCGCCCGCCAGTGCGGCGGCGCGGGCTCAGCCCGCCCTCTTCCGGGTGCCGCCGCGGCTGCTGG
It includes:
- a CDS encoding FAD-dependent oxidoreductase, translated to MANALDLVIVGMGSGGMVAAEFTSTLDLRFVAVERGRLGGDCLWTGCVPSKALIASAKVAHHMRTADRYGITAVEPEVDTAAVWRRIHAVQDEIAATDDSPARFTGLGVEIVAGDARVTGPHTVEAGGRVLDTRFILLCTGSRPATPPVEGLAEAGFLTSESVFELDRAPESLVVIGGGPISIEMAQAFRRLGIPVTVLQRGPAILPRDEPDLAGVLTRVLRDEGVELRLDVDVQRVTVENGRRVVHGTVAGTPSRWEAAEILVGTGRRPNVEGLGLEGVGVAVGPHGITVDERMRTTVPSIYAAGDLAGRHLFTHSAGYEAVRAVRDMFFPGRGRARALIPWCTFTDPELAHAGMTVAEARAAHGDDAVEVFRQDLTHSDRARADGATEGAIVVVTARGRVVGGHILAPAAGEMIGELGLAITRRLRLSQVASSVHVYPTLSLGVGQLAAEAAFESARRLRWLVRRQRRG